A region from the Cryptosporangium arvum DSM 44712 genome encodes:
- the argB gene encoding acetylglutamate kinase, which produces MLSARDIEAAQRKARVLIEALPWLKRFNGAVVVVKYGGHAMTDESLKRAFAADMVFLRYAGARPVVVHGGGPQISSMLGRLGIDSEFRGGFRVTTPETMDVVRMVLVGQVGRELVGLINEHGPFAVGMSGEDAHLLTATRRSATVDGEEVDVGLVGDVATVNPAAVWDLIESGRIPVISTVAPDADGQVHNLNADTAASAIAVALGAQKLVVLTDVEGLYTRWPETDSLVSQIGTEELAQLLPSLSAGMIPKMEACLRAVRGGVPQATVIDGRVAHSLLLEIFTEEGFGTMVVSS; this is translated from the coding sequence ATGCTCTCCGCCCGGGACATCGAGGCCGCCCAGCGCAAAGCCCGCGTGCTCATCGAAGCGCTGCCCTGGCTCAAACGGTTCAACGGCGCCGTCGTCGTCGTGAAGTACGGCGGTCATGCGATGACCGACGAGTCGTTGAAACGGGCCTTCGCCGCCGACATGGTGTTTCTGCGCTATGCCGGCGCGCGGCCGGTCGTCGTGCACGGCGGCGGCCCGCAGATCTCGAGCATGCTCGGGCGGCTCGGCATCGACAGCGAGTTCCGCGGCGGCTTCCGGGTCACCACACCCGAGACGATGGACGTCGTCCGCATGGTGCTCGTGGGGCAGGTGGGGCGCGAACTCGTCGGCCTGATCAACGAGCACGGACCGTTCGCCGTCGGCATGTCCGGTGAGGACGCGCACCTGCTGACCGCGACCCGCCGGTCGGCCACCGTCGACGGCGAGGAGGTCGACGTCGGCCTCGTGGGCGACGTCGCCACCGTCAACCCCGCCGCGGTCTGGGACCTGATCGAGTCCGGCCGCATCCCGGTCATCTCCACGGTCGCGCCCGACGCCGACGGCCAGGTGCACAACCTCAACGCCGATACCGCGGCCTCGGCGATCGCCGTCGCGCTCGGCGCCCAGAAGCTCGTGGTGCTCACCGACGTCGAAGGGCTCTACACCCGCTGGCCGGAGACGGACTCGCTGGTCAGCCAGATCGGCACCGAGGAGCTGGCGCAGCTGCTGCCGTCCCTGTCGGCGGGCATGATCCCGAAGATGGAGGCCTGCCTGCGCGCGGTCCGCGGGGGCGTGCCGCAGGCCACGGTCATCGACGGCCGGGTCGCGCACTCCCTGCTCCTGGAGATCTTCACCGAGGAAGGATTCGGCACGATGGTGGTGTCCTCATGA
- a CDS encoding acetylornithine transaminase, whose protein sequence is MSDMSARWRAALMDNYGTPATALVKGDGAVVWDDNGNQYVDMYAGIAVNVLGHAHPAIVEAVSAQVATLGHVSNLFANVPAITLAERLLGISGRDGRVYFCNSGAEANEAAFKLSRRTGKTHIVATQGGFHGRTMGALALTGQPAKQDPFRPLPGDVTHVPFGDAEALEQAVTDETAMVILEPTLGEGGVVPAPPGYLVRAREITQKRNALLTIDEVQTGIGRTGFWFAHQADGIQPDVVTLAKGLGGGLPLGATLAFGEAAALFGPGSHGSTFGGNPVCCAAALAVLDTIVQDDLLARAKHLGERLRAGITHPAVVTTRGSGALLGIVLAEDVAKAAEAALAEAGFLVNAIAPGVLRLAPPLILTDDQVDAFLAALPAALDTATGKDT, encoded by the coding sequence ATGAGCGACATGTCCGCCCGGTGGCGCGCCGCCCTCATGGACAACTACGGCACGCCGGCCACCGCCCTGGTCAAGGGGGACGGCGCGGTCGTCTGGGACGACAACGGCAACCAGTACGTCGACATGTACGCCGGCATCGCGGTCAACGTGCTCGGGCACGCCCACCCCGCGATCGTCGAGGCCGTCTCGGCCCAGGTCGCCACGCTCGGCCACGTGTCGAACCTCTTCGCGAACGTCCCGGCGATCACGCTGGCCGAACGCCTGCTGGGGATCTCCGGCCGCGACGGGCGCGTCTACTTCTGCAACTCCGGCGCGGAGGCCAACGAGGCCGCGTTCAAGCTGTCCCGGCGCACCGGCAAGACGCACATCGTCGCGACGCAGGGCGGCTTCCACGGCCGGACGATGGGCGCGCTCGCGCTCACCGGCCAGCCCGCCAAGCAAGACCCGTTCCGCCCGCTGCCCGGCGACGTCACCCACGTCCCGTTCGGCGACGCCGAGGCGCTCGAGCAGGCCGTCACCGACGAGACCGCAATGGTCATCCTTGAGCCGACGCTCGGTGAAGGCGGTGTCGTCCCCGCCCCGCCCGGCTACCTCGTCAGAGCCCGCGAGATCACGCAGAAGCGCAACGCACTGCTCACCATCGACGAGGTGCAGACCGGCATCGGGCGCACCGGCTTCTGGTTCGCCCACCAGGCCGACGGCATCCAACCCGACGTCGTCACGCTCGCCAAGGGGCTCGGTGGCGGCCTCCCGCTCGGGGCCACGCTGGCCTTCGGCGAGGCGGCGGCGCTGTTCGGCCCCGGCAGCCACGGTTCTACCTTCGGCGGCAACCCGGTGTGCTGCGCCGCCGCGCTGGCCGTACTCGACACGATCGTCCAGGACGACCTGCTCGCCCGGGCCAAGCACCTCGGCGAGCGCCTCCGCGCCGGGATCACGCACCCGGCGGTGGTCACCACCCGAGGGTCCGGCGCCCTCCTCGGCATCGTCCTCGCCGAGGACGTCGCCAAAGCCGCCGAGGCCGCCCTGGCCGAAGCCGGATTCCTCGTCAACGCGATCGCCCCCGGCGTGCTGCGGCTGGCCCCGCCCCTGATCCTCACCGACGACCAGGTCGACGCGTTCCTCGCGGCCCTCCCCGCCGCCCTCGACACAGCCACCGGAAAAGACACATGA
- the argF gene encoding ornithine carbamoyltransferase, with protein sequence MTRHFLADDDLSPDEQAQVLALAADMKADRHKFTPFQGPKSVAVVFDKPSTRTRVSFAVGIAELGGYPLVLDAGTSQLGRGETIEDTTRVLDRQVEAIVWRTFGQERVEAMASVSAVPVVNALTDQFHPCQILADLLTIKERFGTIKGRTLAYLGDAANNMAHSYLVGGAVAGLHVKIGAPANAQPDPAVVERAKKIAERTQSTITVTDDPVAAATNADVLATDTWVSMGQESASSTERLAALAPYQINAEALKNAKDTAIVLHCLPAYRGNEISADVLDGPRSAVWDQAENRLHAQKALLTWLVEQRR encoded by the coding sequence ATGACCCGCCACTTCCTCGCCGACGACGACCTCAGCCCCGACGAGCAGGCCCAGGTGCTCGCGCTGGCCGCCGACATGAAGGCCGATCGGCACAAGTTCACCCCGTTCCAGGGCCCCAAGAGCGTCGCGGTCGTCTTCGACAAGCCGAGCACCCGCACCCGGGTCTCGTTCGCGGTCGGTATCGCCGAGCTCGGCGGATACCCGCTCGTTCTCGACGCCGGCACCAGCCAGCTCGGCCGCGGCGAGACGATCGAGGACACCACGCGCGTGCTCGACCGGCAGGTCGAAGCGATCGTCTGGCGGACGTTCGGCCAGGAGCGCGTCGAGGCGATGGCGAGCGTCAGCGCGGTGCCGGTCGTCAACGCGCTGACCGACCAGTTCCACCCGTGCCAGATCCTGGCCGACCTGCTCACGATCAAGGAGCGGTTCGGCACGATCAAGGGCCGGACGCTCGCCTACCTCGGTGACGCCGCCAACAACATGGCGCACTCGTACCTCGTCGGCGGGGCCGTCGCCGGGTTGCACGTGAAGATCGGGGCCCCCGCGAACGCCCAGCCCGACCCGGCCGTCGTCGAGCGCGCGAAAAAGATCGCCGAACGCACCCAGAGCACGATCACGGTGACCGACGACCCGGTGGCGGCAGCGACGAACGCCGACGTCCTGGCCACCGACACCTGGGTATCGATGGGGCAGGAGTCGGCGAGCAGCACCGAGCGCCTCGCAGCCCTCGCGCCCTACCAGATCAACGCCGAAGCGCTGAAAAACGCCAAAGACACCGCGATCGTGCTGCATTGCCTTCCCGCCTATCGTGGCAACGAAATCAGTGCCGACGTCCTCGACGGGCCGCGGTCGGCGGTCTGGGACCAGGCCGAGAACCGGTTGCACGCCCAGAAGGCCCTCCTCACATGGCTGGTTGAACAACGACGATGA
- a CDS encoding arginine repressor, producing MSNPVTKAARHARISELVRTTPIPSQTVLARLLADEGMAVTQATLSRDLEELGAVKLRGADGSPASYVLPEEGAAPMRPSVSPPDQLIRRLQELLTGAEASGNLVVLRTPPGAAQFLASGLDRSGLPDIIGTIAGDDTILVITRETDGGEAFAGKVLDWAHQRGSATVEVNTSGHHHAATLLKETQ from the coding sequence ATGAGCAACCCGGTGACCAAGGCGGCGCGTCACGCCCGGATCAGCGAACTGGTCCGCACGACGCCCATCCCCTCCCAGACCGTGCTGGCCCGGTTGCTGGCCGACGAGGGAATGGCCGTCACCCAGGCCACGCTCTCCCGCGATCTGGAGGAGCTCGGCGCGGTGAAACTCCGCGGCGCCGACGGGTCACCGGCCTCGTACGTCCTGCCGGAGGAGGGGGCCGCCCCGATGCGCCCCTCGGTCAGCCCGCCCGACCAGCTCATCCGCCGGCTGCAGGAACTGCTCACCGGCGCCGAGGCCAGCGGCAACCTCGTCGTGCTCCGCACCCCGCCCGGCGCCGCGCAGTTCCTCGCCTCGGGGCTCGACCGGTCCGGGTTGCCTGACATCATCGGAACGATCGCCGGTGACGACACGATCCTCGTCATCACCCGCGAGACCGACGGCGGCGAGGCGTTCGCGGGCAAGGTCCTCGACTGGGCGCACCAGCGGGGCAGCGCCACGGTCGAGGTCAACACGTCGGGCCACCACCACGCCGCAACACTTCTCAAGGAAACCCAGTGA
- the argH gene encoding argininosuccinate lyase, with the protein MTDTETTRLWGGRFSGGPAEALARLSVSVHFDWRLAPYDLAGSRAHARVLNRAGLLTADELHLMLKALDELEKDCADGAFTPTIDDEDVHTALERGLLERLGALGGKLRAGRSRNDQVATDLRLYLRDHARGVAQGLTDLATALHEQAETHKAVPAPGMTHLQHAQPILFSHQLLAHVQSLLRDLDRLVDWDKRAAVSPLGAGALAGSSLPLDPEAVAKELGFTRNAENSIDAVSDRDFAAEFLFIAALIGVHLSRLGEEVVLWTSQEFGWVTLDDAYATGSSIMPQKKNSDIAELSRGKSGRLIGNLTGLLATLKALPLAYDRDLQEDKEPVFDAVETLGLLLPALTGMIATMQVHTDVLEKSTPTGFALATDVAEWLVRKGVAFRDAHEIVGAMVAKAAQRNDELDDLTDDDLAQVSPHLDPSVREVLSVEGALRARTTPGSTGPEAVAVQLTNAKTAIAGFTDWAQEQVVPR; encoded by the coding sequence GTGACCGATACCGAAACCACCCGCCTCTGGGGCGGCCGCTTCTCCGGCGGCCCCGCCGAGGCCCTGGCCCGGCTTTCCGTCAGCGTCCACTTCGACTGGCGGCTGGCCCCGTACGACCTGGCCGGCTCGCGGGCCCACGCGCGTGTGCTCAACCGCGCCGGGCTGCTCACCGCCGACGAGCTGCACCTGATGCTCAAGGCGCTCGACGAGCTCGAGAAGGACTGCGCCGACGGCGCGTTCACCCCGACGATCGACGACGAGGACGTGCACACCGCGCTCGAACGCGGTCTCCTCGAGCGGCTCGGCGCCCTCGGCGGCAAGCTGCGTGCCGGTCGCAGCCGCAACGACCAGGTCGCCACCGACCTACGCCTCTACCTGCGCGACCACGCGCGTGGCGTCGCCCAGGGCCTGACTGATCTGGCCACGGCCCTGCACGAGCAGGCCGAAACACACAAAGCCGTCCCCGCCCCCGGCATGACCCACCTCCAGCACGCGCAGCCGATCCTGTTCAGCCACCAGCTGCTCGCGCACGTGCAGTCGCTGCTGCGCGACCTCGACCGGCTCGTCGACTGGGACAAACGCGCCGCGGTCAGCCCGCTCGGCGCCGGCGCGCTGGCCGGCTCCTCCTTGCCGCTCGACCCGGAGGCGGTGGCCAAGGAACTCGGGTTCACCCGGAACGCCGAGAACTCCATCGACGCGGTGAGCGACCGCGACTTCGCGGCGGAGTTCCTGTTCATCGCCGCCCTGATCGGCGTACACCTCTCCCGCCTCGGCGAGGAGGTCGTGCTCTGGACGTCGCAGGAATTCGGCTGGGTCACGCTCGACGACGCCTATGCGACCGGCAGCTCGATCATGCCGCAGAAGAAGAACTCGGACATCGCCGAGCTCTCCCGCGGCAAGTCCGGCCGCCTGATCGGCAACCTCACCGGCCTGCTCGCCACGCTCAAGGCGCTCCCGCTCGCCTACGACCGTGACCTCCAGGAAGACAAGGAGCCGGTGTTCGACGCGGTGGAAACCCTCGGCCTGCTCCTTCCGGCGCTCACCGGCATGATCGCCACGATGCAGGTGCACACCGACGTGCTCGAGAAGTCCACCCCCACCGGGTTCGCGCTCGCGACCGACGTCGCCGAATGGCTCGTCCGCAAGGGCGTGGCGTTCCGCGACGCGCACGAGATCGTCGGCGCGATGGTGGCGAAGGCAGCCCAGCGCAACGACGAGCTCGACGACCTCACCGATGACGACCTCGCCCAGGTCAGCCCGCACCTCGACCCGTCGGTCCGCGAGGTGTTGTCCGTGGAGGGTGCCCTCCGCGCCCGCACCACGCCCGGCTCCACCGGACCGGAAGCGGTCGCGGTCCAGCTGACCAACGCCAAGACCGCGATCGCCGGGTTCACCGACTGGGCTCAGGAGCAGGTTGTCCCTCGCTGA
- a CDS encoding DNA-3-methyladenine glycosylase — MSLAEILNGPPEDAAPAILGRYVRANGVTLRITETEAYAGTAGDPASHAYRRRTVRNASMFEGPGTLYVYFSYGMHWCVNITCGPVDVAAAVLLRAGRVVDGLEEARRGRTVKDRDLARGPARLTRTLGIDREADGTNLLDGKGPLILVDGPREPVGTIRRGPRTGVSQGADTPWRFWIDGDETVSPYRRSPRAPAIRNDALRE; from the coding sequence TTGTCCCTCGCTGAAATCCTCAACGGACCGCCCGAGGACGCCGCCCCGGCAATCCTCGGGCGGTACGTGCGCGCGAACGGCGTCACGCTGCGCATCACCGAGACCGAGGCGTACGCCGGGACTGCCGGTGACCCCGCGTCCCACGCCTATCGGCGGCGCACCGTGCGTAACGCGAGCATGTTCGAGGGCCCCGGCACGCTGTACGTCTACTTCAGCTACGGCATGCACTGGTGCGTCAACATCACCTGCGGGCCGGTCGACGTCGCGGCCGCCGTGCTCCTGCGCGCCGGGCGGGTCGTCGACGGGCTGGAGGAAGCCCGGCGAGGGAGGACTGTCAAGGATCGTGACCTCGCCCGCGGCCCCGCACGCCTCACCAGGACCCTGGGCATCGATCGCGAAGCCGACGGCACGAACCTGCTCGACGGCAAGGGACCGCTGATCCTGGTCGACGGACCGCGGGAGCCCGTCGGCACGATCCGGCGGGGCCCCCGGACCGGGGTCTCGCAAGGCGCCGACACCCCGTGGCGGTTCTGGATCGACGGCGACGAAACGGTGAGCCCGTATAGGCGTTCGCCCCGCGCCCCGGCGATACGGAATGATGCTCTCCGTGAGTGA
- the tyrS gene encoding tyrosine--tRNA ligase, producing the protein MSEFLDELRWRGLIAQTTDEQALSTALDNAPLTVYAGFDPTAASLHAGHLVPLLTLRRFQQAGHRPIVLAGGATGLIGDPSGRSSERVLNTPEKVRELVEKLRPQLAKFVDFEQGAILANNLDWTANISALDFLRDVGKHFPVTQMMARESVSARINSGGLSYTEFSYQLLQANDYLQLYRDQNCRLQIGGNDQWGNITAGLDYIRRVTANEGGHAHALTLPLLTNASGEKFGKSTGGGSVWLDPDLTSPYAWYQFWFNTDDRDVVSRLKTFTFLDRKEIEELEAAVAERPAARLAQRRLAEEMTTLVHGADETAAVTAASGALFGRGELGGLPADTLRAALAEAGLHEVSGELPSVAALFQASGLAASLSEARRTVREGGAYVNNTKVTDGEAPPSREELLHGRWLVLRRGKRTVAGVEVKA; encoded by the coding sequence GTGAGTGAATTCCTCGACGAACTGCGCTGGCGCGGTCTGATCGCACAGACCACCGACGAACAGGCCCTGAGCACGGCCCTCGACAATGCCCCGCTCACGGTCTACGCCGGGTTCGACCCCACCGCGGCGAGCCTGCACGCCGGTCACCTCGTCCCGCTGCTCACGCTCCGCCGTTTCCAGCAGGCCGGCCACCGCCCGATCGTCCTCGCCGGCGGTGCCACCGGGCTCATCGGCGACCCCAGCGGCCGCTCCTCCGAACGCGTTCTCAACACACCGGAAAAGGTCCGCGAGCTGGTCGAGAAACTGCGTCCGCAGCTCGCCAAGTTCGTGGACTTCGAACAGGGCGCGATTCTCGCGAACAACCTCGACTGGACCGCCAACATCTCCGCGCTCGACTTCCTGCGCGACGTCGGCAAACATTTCCCGGTCACACAAATGATGGCGCGCGAGTCCGTCTCCGCGCGCATCAACTCCGGCGGCCTGAGCTACACCGAATTCAGTTACCAGCTCCTGCAGGCCAACGACTACCTCCAGCTCTACCGCGACCAGAATTGCCGCCTCCAGATCGGCGGCAACGACCAGTGGGGCAACATCACCGCGGGCCTCGACTACATCCGCCGGGTCACCGCGAACGAGGGCGGCCACGCGCACGCCCTCACGCTCCCGCTGCTCACCAACGCCAGCGGCGAGAAGTTCGGCAAGAGCACCGGCGGGGGATCGGTCTGGCTCGACCCCGACCTCACCAGCCCCTACGCCTGGTACCAGTTCTGGTTCAACACCGACGACCGTGACGTCGTCAGCCGCCTCAAGACGTTCACGTTCCTCGACCGCAAGGAGATCGAGGAGCTCGAGGCCGCGGTCGCCGAACGTCCCGCGGCCCGGCTGGCCCAGCGACGTCTGGCCGAAGAGATGACCACGCTGGTCCACGGCGCCGACGAGACCGCCGCCGTCACCGCAGCGAGCGGTGCGCTGTTCGGCCGCGGCGAACTCGGCGGCCTCCCCGCCGACACCCTCCGCGCCGCACTCGCCGAGGCCGGCCTGCACGAGGTCAGCGGCGAGCTCCCGTCCGTCGCCGCGCTGTTCCAGGCCTCCGGGCTGGCGGCCAGCCTTTCCGAGGCGCGCCGCACGGTCCGCGAGGGCGGCGCGTACGTCAACAACACGAAGGTCACCGACGGCGAGGCTCCTCCCTCCCGGGAGGAACTGCTCCACGGCCGGTGGTTGGTGCTCCGCCGCGGCAAGCGCACCGTCGCCGGGGTAGAGGTCAAGGCCTGA
- a CDS encoding tetratricopeptide repeat protein: protein MTETPDPGSPTGEAYDWFRRGEELLRQGNAAAAAQLLQRALAADPGSRSARESLARALFDSEQYAEARELFAQIVADHPSDDYAQFGLGLAALRTGDPKVAVEHLSLAVAMKPHDHHYATALRNARAQNAVDPVGGPATAGAPVEEQRPTRGSTVNVPVEIEELLRGIERSDGAPDDDAPNGEVR from the coding sequence ATGACTGAGACGCCGGATCCGGGCTCGCCGACCGGGGAAGCGTACGACTGGTTCCGTCGCGGGGAGGAGTTGCTCCGTCAGGGCAACGCCGCGGCGGCCGCGCAGCTGTTGCAGCGGGCGCTCGCGGCGGACCCGGGCTCGCGGTCCGCGCGGGAGTCGCTGGCGCGGGCGCTGTTCGATTCCGAGCAGTACGCGGAGGCCCGCGAGCTGTTCGCGCAGATCGTGGCCGACCACCCGTCGGACGACTACGCGCAGTTCGGGCTGGGCCTGGCGGCGCTGCGCACGGGCGATCCCAAGGTGGCGGTGGAGCACCTGTCGCTGGCGGTCGCGATGAAGCCGCACGACCACCACTACGCGACCGCCCTGCGTAACGCGCGGGCGCAGAACGCGGTGGATCCGGTCGGGGGGCCGGCGACGGCGGGCGCTCCGGTCGAGGAGCAACGGCCCACGCGCGGGTCGACGGTGAACGTGCCGGTCGAGATCGAGGAACTGCTGCGCGGGATCGAACGCAGCGACGGGGCGCCGGACGACGACGCGCCCAACGGTGAGGTGCGATGA
- a CDS encoding HAD-IIA family hydrolase has product MTGLRGTDEPLSALYDAALFDLDGVLYLQEDPIPQAPDGVAAARAAGMRIGFVTNNASRRAPTVVALLGRVGVKATEDEVVTAAQASAALLAEELPAGSAVLIVGAQGLADEVADVGLRPVRSADEKPAAVVQGFAKEVGWEQLAEAAVALRSGARWVATNRDFTIPSTRGPLPGNGSLVAVLTTALRREPDVIVGKPHPRLHQESVRRIGADRPLVVGDRLDTDIAGAVNGGADSLLVMTGVTDASGLLAARSGERPTYVAADLLSGLTEPHPAVPAGWTVTADGSGLVLGGAGSSLDALRALATAAWALPGADDDAWPGPSAVRADGAAAQEALDSLGL; this is encoded by the coding sequence ATGACCGGGCTGCGCGGTACCGACGAGCCGCTGAGCGCGCTCTACGACGCGGCGCTCTTCGACCTCGACGGAGTGCTCTACCTGCAGGAAGATCCGATTCCGCAGGCTCCGGATGGCGTCGCGGCCGCGCGGGCGGCGGGGATGCGCATCGGGTTCGTGACGAACAACGCGTCGCGGCGGGCGCCGACCGTGGTGGCGTTGCTGGGGCGGGTCGGCGTGAAGGCGACCGAGGACGAAGTCGTGACCGCGGCGCAGGCGTCCGCGGCGCTGCTGGCCGAGGAGTTGCCGGCCGGTTCCGCGGTGCTGATCGTCGGGGCGCAGGGGCTGGCGGACGAGGTCGCGGACGTCGGGCTGCGTCCGGTGCGCTCGGCGGACGAGAAGCCCGCGGCGGTCGTGCAGGGGTTCGCGAAGGAGGTCGGCTGGGAGCAGCTGGCCGAGGCGGCGGTGGCGCTGCGGTCCGGGGCCCGGTGGGTGGCGACGAACCGGGACTTCACGATCCCGTCGACGCGGGGTCCGTTGCCGGGGAACGGTTCGCTGGTGGCCGTGCTCACCACCGCGCTCCGGCGGGAACCGGACGTGATCGTCGGGAAGCCGCATCCGCGGCTGCACCAGGAGTCGGTGCGCCGGATCGGTGCCGACCGGCCGCTGGTGGTGGGGGATCGGCTCGACACCGACATCGCGGGCGCGGTGAACGGTGGCGCGGATTCGCTGCTGGTCATGACCGGCGTGACCGACGCGTCCGGCCTGCTCGCGGCCCGGTCCGGCGAACGGCCGACGTACGTGGCCGCCGACCTGCTCAGCGGGCTCACCGAGCCGCACCCCGCGGTGCCGGCGGGGTGGACCGTCACGGCCGACGGCTCCGGTCTGGTGCTCGGCGGCGCCGGGTCCTCGCTGGACGCGCTCCGCGCGCTGGCGACGGCCGCGTGGGCGTTGCCGGGCGCGGACGACGACGCGTGGCCGGGGCCGTCCGCGGTGCGCGCGGACGGTGCGGCGGCGCAGGAGGCCCTGGACTCGCTCGGCCTCTGA
- a CDS encoding SCP2 sterol-binding domain-containing protein translates to MATLEECRKALQDVADRIASGDTGDRQPPKLDRSLACRITDLGTGFHGRLAGGTIQNLTDGDDPKAQIALTLSSDDLVALSRGELDFAKAWVSGRIKVQAGIKDMLQVRKLL, encoded by the coding sequence ATGGCGACGCTGGAGGAGTGCCGCAAAGCGCTGCAGGACGTGGCCGACCGGATCGCCTCGGGCGACACCGGCGACCGTCAGCCGCCGAAACTGGACCGCTCGCTGGCATGCCGGATCACCGACCTCGGCACCGGGTTCCACGGTCGCCTCGCCGGCGGCACGATCCAGAACCTGACCGACGGCGACGACCCCAAGGCGCAGATCGCGTTGACGCTCTCCAGCGACGACCTGGTGGCTCTCAGCCGCGGCGAGCTCGACTTCGCCAAGGCCTGGGTCAGCGGCCGGATCAAGGTCCAGGCCGGCATCAAGGACATGCTCCAGGTCCGCAAGCTGCTCTAG
- a CDS encoding TlyA family RNA methyltransferase — MARRTRLDAELVRRGLARSREDAATLIAAGAVKVDGRVAAKAATAVDPASAVTVTEDTGPKYVSRGGHKLAGALEAFQVPVKNRRCLDAGASTGGFTDVLLRAEAAHVVAVDVGYGQLAWSLRTDDRVTVIDRTNVRTLEPEAIGGPCDVTVADLSFISLGLVLPALAACTTPDGDLVPMVKPQFEVGKERLGAGGVVRDKSHRVEAVLGVANQAATMGLGVAGVVASPLPGPSGNVEFFLWLRRDAPAVDPEAVRTAVEQAPEPGRAS, encoded by the coding sequence GTGGCCCGCCGTACACGTCTGGACGCCGAACTCGTCCGCCGGGGCCTCGCGCGTTCCCGTGAGGACGCCGCGACCCTCATCGCGGCCGGAGCGGTCAAGGTCGACGGGCGGGTCGCGGCCAAAGCGGCGACCGCCGTCGACCCGGCCTCGGCGGTGACCGTCACCGAGGACACCGGCCCGAAGTACGTCTCGCGCGGCGGCCACAAACTGGCGGGCGCGCTCGAGGCCTTCCAGGTCCCGGTCAAGAACCGGCGCTGCCTAGACGCCGGCGCCTCCACCGGTGGCTTCACCGATGTGCTGCTGCGCGCCGAAGCCGCGCACGTCGTCGCCGTGGATGTGGGTTATGGGCAGTTGGCCTGGTCCCTGCGGACCGACGACCGGGTGACGGTGATCGACCGCACGAACGTCCGGACGCTCGAACCGGAGGCGATCGGCGGTCCGTGCGACGTCACGGTGGCCGACCTGAGTTTCATCTCGCTCGGGCTGGTGCTGCCCGCGCTCGCGGCGTGCACGACGCCCGACGGCGACCTCGTCCCGATGGTCAAGCCGCAGTTCGAGGTCGGCAAGGAACGGCTGGGTGCGGGCGGTGTGGTCCGCGACAAGTCCCACCGCGTCGAGGCGGTGCTCGGGGTCGCGAACCAGGCTGCGACGATGGGCCTGGGCGTGGCCGGGGTAGTGGCCAGCCCGCTTCCCGGCCCGTCCGGGAACGTGGAGTTTTTCCTCTGGCTGCGGCGGGACGCTCCGGCGGTCGACCCCGAGGCGGTCAGGACAGCGGTCGAACAAGCACCAGAGCCAGGGAGAGCTAGCTGA
- a CDS encoding NAD kinase, translated as MSRQALIVTHAGRALNVVHARRVAAQLSAAGFGLRVLTDEAPDLNIDAQVVRPDEKAAVGAEIVFALGGDGTVLRGAALARPAGAALLGVNLGRVGFLAETEAEHLDETVRRVVEGDYVVDERMTLELTVGRPDGTTAHGWALNEASVEKAMRERMLEVMVSIDGRPLSRWGCDGVVCATPTGSTAYAFSAGGPVVWPDVEAMLVVPISAHALFARPLVTAPTSTIMIEVLAEGVPAVVSCDGQRVVAMPPGSRAVIRRGSDPVRVVRMSPRPFTDRLVAKFGLPVQGWRGDAEAARNERAVGGAG; from the coding sequence ATGAGTCGGCAGGCACTGATCGTCACCCACGCCGGCCGAGCGCTCAACGTCGTGCACGCCCGCAGAGTGGCGGCACAGCTCTCCGCCGCCGGGTTCGGCCTGCGGGTGCTCACCGACGAGGCGCCCGACCTGAACATCGACGCGCAGGTCGTCCGGCCGGACGAGAAGGCCGCGGTGGGCGCGGAGATCGTGTTCGCGCTCGGCGGTGACGGCACCGTGCTGCGTGGCGCCGCGCTCGCCCGCCCGGCCGGTGCCGCGCTGCTCGGCGTCAACCTCGGCCGGGTCGGGTTCCTCGCCGAGACCGAGGCCGAGCACCTGGACGAGACCGTGCGCCGGGTCGTCGAGGGCGATTACGTCGTCGACGAGCGGATGACGCTGGAGCTGACCGTCGGCCGCCCGGACGGCACCACCGCGCACGGATGGGCGCTCAACGAGGCGTCGGTGGAAAAAGCGATGCGCGAGCGGATGCTCGAAGTGATGGTGTCGATCGACGGCCGGCCGCTGTCGCGGTGGGGGTGCGACGGCGTGGTCTGCGCCACGCCGACCGGCTCCACGGCCTACGCGTTCTCCGCCGGTGGCCCGGTCGTGTGGCCCGACGTGGAGGCGATGCTCGTCGTGCCGATAAGCGCCCACGCGCTCTTCGCCCGGCCGCTCGTCACCGCTCCGACCTCGACGATCATGATCGAGGTGCTCGCCGAGGGCGTCCCAGCCGTGGTGTCCTGCGACGGGCAGCGGGTGGTGGCGATGCCGCCGGGAAGCCGGGCGGTGATCCGCCGGGGAAGCGACCCGGTGCGTGTCGTCCGGATGAGCCCGCGGCCGTTCACCGATCGCCTGGTGGCGAAGTTCGGGCTGCCCGTTCAGGGGTGGCGCGGCGACGCGGAAGCGGCCCGCAACGAGCGGGCTGTCGGTGGGGCTGGGTAG